One Chryseobacterium sp. StRB126 genomic region harbors:
- the polA gene encoding DNA polymerase I — protein sequence MDATQDKRLFLIDAYAMIFRGYYALIRNPRLTSTGLDTSAIFGFTNSLIELIRREKPTHLAVVFDVGRASVRTDDFADYKANRSETPEAIKIAVPYIHRILEGMHIPILGVEGYEADDVIGTIACKAEKEGYTTFMVTPDKDFAQLVTDKIKIYKPGLKGGDIEILGVEEVKAKYEIEDPKQVIDYLAMMGDAVDNIPGLEGVGEKTAMKFLKEFGSIENLLANTDQLKGKLKEKVEASAERGILSKKLATIICDVPVEFHQEQYDLETPDFEKVKEVFEEIEFRRLYENLYRAFAPAATEIAVVSEVEVKQAAPAGTEVKGQAMQLDLFANFEELDQATSTKSSIEHNDHFYQFIDNPKAQKKLVDNLLKQKTVCFDTETTSLNELEAELVGMSFSYKKGLAYYIPLSENREEVLQTLEIFRPFFEKEDLLKIAHNLKFDYKILKQYDITVKGAMFDTMIAHYLLNPDGRHGMDYLSEVYLNYKPVSIETIIGKKGKKQGTFRDADLRTQTDYAAEDADVTFQLYELFAPQLKKENLEELFFNIEMPLMEVLAKMELAGISLDEKWLAQESIDLENDLRELEKTIFKLSEEEFNMNSPKQLGEILFEKMQLDPKAKKTKTGQYATSEDVLQKLASKHEIIKHILEYRTYQKLKSTYVDALPSQIDKLDNRVHTNFSQTTAATGRLASVNPNLQNIPIRTLRGQQIRGAFVSGEGKKIISADYSQIELRLIAEISGEDNMIKAFQDGEDIHASTAAKLFKVPLAEVSKTQRSQAKTVNFGIIYGQGAFALAEQTGLSRTEAKQMIEAYFETYPKLKEYMAEQVNKARQMGYVETILGRKRHLKDINSNNFVVRGHAERNAVNAPVQGSAADIVKIAMIKIDRELEEQQLKTKMLLQVHDELVFEAPAEEVEAASKLIKTEMENALKTQVPLLVEIGVGDNWLEAH from the coding sequence ATGGACGCAACACAAGATAAAAGGCTGTTTCTCATCGATGCTTACGCGATGATTTTCAGAGGATATTACGCATTGATAAGGAATCCGAGATTAACCAGTACTGGTTTGGATACCTCTGCCATCTTTGGCTTTACCAACTCATTGATCGAATTGATCAGAAGAGAAAAACCCACCCATTTGGCTGTTGTTTTTGATGTAGGAAGAGCAAGCGTAAGAACCGATGATTTCGCAGACTATAAAGCTAACAGAAGTGAAACTCCTGAAGCCATTAAAATTGCAGTCCCATACATTCACAGGATTCTGGAAGGAATGCATATTCCAATTCTTGGGGTTGAAGGGTATGAAGCGGATGATGTAATAGGTACTATTGCCTGCAAAGCCGAAAAAGAAGGGTATACCACATTCATGGTAACACCTGATAAAGACTTTGCACAGCTGGTTACAGATAAAATCAAAATTTATAAGCCGGGATTAAAAGGTGGTGATATCGAAATTCTGGGTGTAGAAGAAGTGAAAGCCAAATATGAGATCGAAGACCCTAAGCAGGTTATCGATTATCTGGCTATGATGGGAGATGCGGTGGATAATATCCCTGGATTGGAAGGGGTAGGAGAGAAAACCGCCATGAAATTCCTTAAAGAATTCGGAAGTATTGAAAACCTGTTGGCCAATACAGATCAACTAAAAGGAAAACTTAAAGAAAAAGTAGAAGCTTCTGCAGAGCGTGGAATTCTATCAAAAAAACTAGCCACTATTATTTGTGATGTCCCTGTTGAATTCCATCAGGAACAATATGATCTTGAAACTCCTGACTTTGAAAAAGTAAAAGAAGTCTTTGAAGAAATAGAGTTCCGAAGACTGTATGAAAACCTTTACAGAGCATTTGCTCCTGCAGCTACAGAAATAGCTGTAGTAAGCGAAGTAGAAGTAAAGCAGGCAGCTCCGGCAGGAACAGAAGTAAAAGGGCAGGCAATGCAACTTGACCTTTTTGCTAATTTCGAGGAGTTGGATCAGGCAACCTCTACAAAATCTTCCATTGAGCATAATGACCACTTTTATCAGTTTATAGACAATCCGAAAGCTCAAAAAAAACTGGTAGACAATCTGCTAAAGCAAAAAACGGTCTGTTTTGATACAGAAACTACTTCATTAAACGAGCTGGAAGCAGAACTGGTAGGAATGAGTTTCTCCTATAAAAAAGGATTGGCATATTATATCCCTTTATCCGAAAACAGAGAAGAAGTTTTGCAGACGCTTGAAATCTTCAGACCGTTTTTTGAAAAAGAAGATTTACTGAAAATAGCCCACAACCTAAAATTCGATTATAAAATATTAAAACAGTACGACATCACCGTTAAAGGAGCGATGTTTGATACGATGATTGCCCATTATCTGTTGAATCCTGACGGAAGACACGGAATGGATTATCTTTCTGAGGTATACCTGAATTATAAACCTGTTTCCATTGAAACCATTATCGGGAAGAAAGGAAAAAAACAGGGAACATTCAGAGATGCTGATCTGAGAACTCAGACCGATTATGCTGCCGAAGATGCAGATGTAACCTTCCAGTTGTATGAACTGTTTGCCCCACAACTGAAAAAGGAAAATCTGGAAGAACTTTTCTTCAATATTGAAATGCCTTTGATGGAAGTTTTGGCGAAAATGGAACTTGCCGGAATTTCTTTAGACGAAAAATGGCTGGCACAGGAAAGTATTGACCTTGAAAATGATCTGAGAGAGCTGGAAAAAACAATTTTTAAACTTTCAGAAGAAGAATTCAATATGAATTCACCTAAACAGTTAGGGGAAATTCTGTTTGAAAAAATGCAGCTTGATCCGAAAGCTAAAAAGACCAAAACAGGTCAGTACGCTACCTCGGAAGATGTACTTCAAAAACTCGCTTCAAAGCATGAGATCATCAAACATATTCTGGAATACAGAACCTATCAGAAATTAAAATCAACCTATGTAGATGCGTTGCCTTCACAGATTGATAAATTAGATAACAGAGTACACACCAATTTCTCTCAAACCACAGCAGCAACGGGCCGTCTCGCAAGTGTGAATCCGAATCTGCAGAATATTCCGATCAGAACATTGAGAGGGCAGCAGATTCGTGGAGCCTTTGTTTCAGGAGAAGGAAAGAAGATCATCTCTGCCGATTACTCACAAATTGAACTTCGCCTGATCGCTGAAATTTCAGGAGAAGACAATATGATTAAAGCATTCCAGGATGGAGAAGATATTCACGCTTCTACTGCGGCGAAACTCTTTAAAGTTCCTTTAGCTGAAGTTTCAAAAACTCAGAGAAGCCAGGCTAAAACCGTAAACTTTGGGATCATATACGGACAGGGAGCTTTTGCTTTAGCTGAGCAAACCGGATTATCCCGTACAGAAGCTAAGCAGATGATTGAAGCCTATTTTGAAACCTATCCGAAACTGAAAGAATATATGGCAGAACAGGTGAACAAAGCCCGTCAGATGGGATATGTTGAAACCATTCTGGGAAGAAAACGTCATTTAAAAGATATTAATTCCAATAATTTTGTAGTGAGAGGACACGCAGAAAGAAACGCGGTAAATGCTCCGGTACAAGGAAGTGCAGCCGATATTGTGAAAATTGCTATGATTAAAATAGACCGTGAACTGGAAGAACAGCAATTAAAAACAAAAATGCTGCTTCAGGTACATGACGAATTGGTATTCGAAGCTCCGGCAGAAGAAGTTGAGGCAGCTTCAAAATTAATTAAAACCGAAATGGAAAATGCCTTGAAAACACAGGTTCCGTTATTGGTAGAAATTGGAGTAGGGGATAACTGGCTGGAAGCCCATTAA
- a CDS encoding zinc-ribbon domain-containing protein translates to MPLTKCPQCQNRINNTALFCPQCGYSIKENLNKTLPPTSNIPIKRNNGCGIAILFFGIAFIAFLINKCSGTKDNSGLTKNTVTHISKEDSIKNKLKIDSINNLEKIEEEKFLKSKAGKIHKKHPEWSKEDCISISENKIWIGMRYDMLVYMRGKPDNVNTSNYGDGPNYQACWHDYDASCFYFDESQIITSYN, encoded by the coding sequence ATGCCATTAACTAAATGTCCTCAATGCCAAAACCGCATCAATAATACTGCCCTTTTTTGTCCTCAATGTGGTTATTCTATAAAAGAAAATTTAAATAAAACACTTCCCCCAACTTCCAATATTCCGATAAAACGAAACAATGGATGTGGTATTGCAATACTCTTCTTCGGAATTGCTTTTATAGCATTCCTTATCAATAAATGCTCTGGAACAAAAGATAATTCTGGTTTAACAAAAAATACTGTAACTCATATTTCTAAAGAAGACAGTATTAAAAATAAGTTGAAAATTGATAGTATAAATAATCTTGAAAAAATTGAAGAAGAAAAGTTCTTAAAATCAAAAGCAGGAAAAATTCATAAAAAACATCCTGAGTGGTCTAAAGAAGATTGCATTAGTATTTCAGAAAACAAGATTTGGATAGGAATGCGCTATGATATGCTTGTATATATGAGGGGAAAGCCTGACAATGTAAATACTTCAAATTATGGAGATGGTCCAAACTATCAAGCATGCTGGCATGATTATGATGCGTCTTGTTTTTATTTTGATGAAAGTCAAATCATTACTTCCTATAACTAA
- a CDS encoding immunity 22 family protein: MDKEISHFWLGYFKNEEEFYAFVEEDENYYLEEENDDQYVSKFAESQSIKWFDDDFIEYGFEDERLGLVEKFSEYSYADQWLPILEQKLNDLGLDTPVNTIVFASRFVIPNPVSVDGEENKLYYIGEIEFDV, from the coding sequence ATGGACAAAGAAATTTCTCACTTCTGGCTGGGGTATTTTAAAAATGAAGAAGAATTTTATGCTTTTGTAGAAGAGGATGAAAATTATTATCTGGAAGAAGAAAATGACGATCAGTATGTTTCAAAATTTGCAGAATCTCAGAGCATTAAATGGTTTGATGATGACTTTATAGAATATGGTTTTGAAGATGAAAGATTGGGCTTGGTTGAAAAGTTCTCGGAATATTCTTATGCGGACCAATGGCTTCCTATTTTAGAACAGAAACTTAATGATCTAGGTCTGGATACTCCGGTAAATACCATCGTTTTTGCCAGCAGATTTGTGATTCCTAATCCTGTTTCTGTGGATGGAGAGGAAAACAAACTGTATTATATTGGCGAGATTGAGTTCGACGTTTAA
- a CDS encoding MgtC/SapB family protein, translating to MEFLQDHYVVQNELLLIFISVILGLLIGAEREYRNKSAGLRTFILVCFGACLFTILSIKIGAANPDRLAANIITGIGFLGAGVIFKGENKIEGITTATTIWATASIGMAVGSGYVYFSLLGTALVLIILSALTYLQNFIDNYNKIREYRIGVMTSADLKHCEDLFKRHHLKYMLIKQQYTQGNITATWRLTGKNTHHEELMKELIDDSKIIAYQF from the coding sequence ATGGAATTTTTACAGGACCACTATGTAGTTCAGAATGAATTGTTACTGATCTTTATATCTGTAATCCTCGGATTACTGATTGGAGCTGAGCGGGAGTATCGTAATAAATCAGCCGGGCTTCGTACTTTTATTCTCGTTTGTTTTGGAGCCTGCCTATTCACCATTCTTTCCATCAAAATAGGCGCTGCAAATCCTGATCGTCTTGCAGCGAATATCATCACCGGAATTGGCTTTTTGGGAGCAGGAGTGATATTTAAAGGGGAAAATAAGATTGAAGGAATCACAACAGCTACGACTATTTGGGCTACTGCTTCCATAGGAATGGCTGTAGGCTCCGGATACGTGTACTTTTCCCTTCTAGGAACTGCTTTAGTGCTTATTATTCTGAGCGCTTTAACCTATCTGCAAAACTTTATAGATAATTATAATAAGATAAGGGAATATAGAATAGGGGTGATGACTTCAGCAGATTTAAAGCATTGTGAAGATCTTTTTAAAAGACATCATTTAAAATATATGCTAATCAAACAACAATATACACAAGGAAATATTACAGCAACCTGGAGACTTACGGGAAAGAATACCCATCACGAAGAACTGATGAAAGAGCTGATTGATGATTCTAAAATTATAGCGTATCAGTTTTAG
- a CDS encoding copper resistance protein NlpE, protein MMKNKTLILGIGAALFLASCSKKETVDTQTSGTDSAATVHPTVADSTVHPTTRAQGDTSENALDWNGTYEATVPCADCPGIKTSLTLNNDKTFSITEEYLERKSKNEDKGSFAWDATGSVITLKGKTANYKYKVGENMLIQLDMEGKEIDGPNKDLYVFKKK, encoded by the coding sequence ATGATGAAAAACAAAACACTTATCCTTGGAATCGGAGCCGCTTTATTCCTTGCTTCTTGTTCTAAAAAAGAAACAGTAGATACCCAAACTTCGGGGACAGATTCTGCAGCGACGGTTCACCCCACTGTTGCAGACAGTACAGTTCATCCTACAACCCGTGCTCAAGGTGATACCTCTGAAAATGCTTTGGATTGGAACGGTACTTACGAAGCAACGGTTCCATGCGCTGACTGCCCGGGAATCAAGACTTCATTAACTTTGAATAATGATAAAACGTTCAGCATTACTGAAGAATATCTGGAAAGAAAATCAAAGAATGAAGATAAAGGATCTTTTGCGTGGGACGCTACAGGAAGTGTTATCACTTTAAAAGGTAAAACTGCAAATTATAAATATAAAGTGGGTGAAAATATGTTGATCCAACTGGATATGGAAGGAAAAGAAATCGACGGACCTAACAAAGATCTGTATGTATTCAAGAAAAAATAA
- a CDS encoding S46 family peptidase, with the protein MTKKILLSVFLLPAAMAFAQQYGGMWIPTELNEKEMKDLGMKISAKDIFNPQKPSIKDAVVQFNGGCTAEIISPKGLLLTNHHCGFGQIQAHSTVQNDLLSNGFWAKNMNGELPNPGVKVDFIVDIKDVSFQILEGTDHLTEPELTKKINNNIEVYKNSQKIESFQSIMIKPMYYGNKYYAYTIETYKDIRLVGAPPQSIGKFGSDTDNWVWPRHTGDFSMFRIYADKDNKPAEYSKDNVPYTPKHYLPVSIKDKNENDFTFVFGFPGRTTEYLPAVAVEKIMTDIDPARIAVRDVALKTLDEKMRVDNETRIKYASKYASVANYWKKWIGEVEGLKKSNAVEKKVMYEGSLVAKNPEVKTTLDQLNKLYNEQAPYALNNAYYTEVVRNAETLKLAGDYYDFVAAVEAGRMDDKELTKLKTKLTSFYKDYSAELDAKVTAKLLALYTNKTAPQFLPAGFNKYKDENTNIPVVEDMSKNSIITGRTAVNGVTLTADIDKAFSNQDKLIKTLKKDPVYQLYVSMKETYMKAADPQYTSLQAKIDALQKKFMAQQMETDKDRKFFPDANSTLRVTYGKIKGSAPRDAVSYGYQTHLAGVMEKYVPGDYEFDVPKKLIELYNKKDFGIYKDKTGDVPVGFTATNHTTGGNSGSPTLDANGNLIGLNFDRQWEGTMSDINFDPRFSRNIMVDTKYILFIVEKFADAKWLIDEMKVIK; encoded by the coding sequence ATGACAAAAAAGATACTTTTATCCGTATTTCTTTTGCCGGCTGCAATGGCATTTGCACAACAATATGGTGGAATGTGGATTCCTACAGAACTGAATGAAAAGGAAATGAAGGATTTGGGAATGAAAATCTCTGCAAAAGATATTTTCAATCCTCAAAAACCGAGCATAAAGGATGCTGTGGTGCAGTTTAACGGCGGATGTACTGCAGAGATCATCTCTCCGAAGGGATTGTTACTGACTAACCACCACTGTGGTTTTGGGCAGATTCAGGCACATTCTACGGTTCAGAATGACCTTCTTTCAAATGGTTTCTGGGCCAAAAACATGAACGGCGAGCTTCCTAACCCGGGAGTAAAAGTAGATTTTATCGTAGATATAAAAGATGTAAGTTTCCAGATTTTGGAAGGAACTGATCATCTTACAGAGCCTGAGCTTACTAAAAAGATCAATAACAATATTGAGGTGTATAAAAACTCTCAGAAAATTGAATCTTTTCAATCGATTATGATAAAGCCAATGTACTATGGAAACAAGTACTATGCTTATACCATCGAAACGTATAAAGATATTCGTCTTGTTGGGGCACCGCCTCAAAGTATCGGAAAATTCGGAAGCGATACAGACAACTGGGTTTGGCCAAGACATACCGGAGATTTCTCAATGTTCAGAATCTATGCAGATAAAGACAATAAACCTGCAGAATATTCAAAAGATAACGTTCCTTACACGCCGAAACATTATTTACCGGTTTCCATCAAGGATAAGAATGAGAATGATTTTACATTTGTATTCGGCTTCCCGGGAAGAACGACGGAATATCTTCCGGCAGTTGCTGTAGAAAAAATCATGACAGATATTGACCCTGCAAGAATTGCTGTACGTGATGTTGCTTTAAAAACATTGGACGAAAAAATGCGTGTAGATAACGAAACACGTATTAAATATGCTTCCAAATATGCATCTGTAGCCAATTACTGGAAAAAATGGATTGGTGAAGTAGAAGGATTAAAGAAATCCAATGCTGTTGAGAAAAAAGTAATGTATGAAGGTTCTCTGGTTGCTAAAAATCCTGAAGTTAAAACAACTTTAGACCAGTTGAACAAACTTTACAATGAACAGGCTCCTTATGCATTAAACAATGCCTATTACACAGAAGTGGTAAGAAATGCAGAAACATTGAAGCTTGCAGGAGATTACTATGACTTTGTAGCAGCCGTAGAAGCTGGAAGAATGGATGATAAGGAGCTTACGAAGCTGAAAACAAAACTTACTTCTTTCTATAAAGACTATAGCGCAGAACTTGACGCTAAAGTAACCGCAAAATTACTGGCTTTATATACTAACAAAACGGCTCCTCAGTTTTTACCGGCAGGATTCAACAAGTATAAGGATGAAAATACAAACATCCCTGTAGTAGAAGATATGTCTAAAAACTCTATCATTACAGGCAGAACTGCTGTAAACGGAGTAACACTGACTGCAGATATTGATAAAGCATTCTCTAATCAGGATAAGCTGATTAAAACATTGAAGAAAGATCCTGTCTATCAGCTTTATGTTTCTATGAAAGAGACTTATATGAAAGCGGCAGATCCGCAATATACTTCACTTCAGGCAAAAATTGATGCATTGCAGAAGAAGTTTATGGCTCAGCAAATGGAGACAGATAAAGACAGAAAATTCTTCCCAGATGCTAACTCTACGCTTCGTGTAACGTATGGTAAGATCAAAGGGTCAGCTCCAAGAGATGCTGTTTCTTACGGATACCAGACTCACCTTGCAGGCGTAATGGAGAAATATGTTCCTGGAGATTATGAATTTGATGTTCCTAAGAAACTGATTGAGCTTTACAACAAAAAAGACTTCGGAATCTATAAAGACAAAACCGGTGATGTTCCTGTAGGATTTACTGCTACTAACCACACCACAGGTGGAAATTCAGGAAGCCCAACCCTTGATGCAAATGGAAACCTGATAGGTCTTAACTTCGACAGACAGTGGGAGGGAACTATGAGTGACATTAACTTCGATCCACGTTTCAGCAGAAACATCATGGTAGATACAAAATATATCCTTTTCATCGTTGAGAAATTTGCAGATGCTAAATGGCTTATTGATGAAATGAAAGTGATAAAATAA
- a CDS encoding polysaccharide deacetylase family protein produces MKDQLINLFTAFETDQFGKTLPLDYCLPVYHCVSDENLPHIRNVIQYKNTKQFEADIDCFSKHFQWVNWDEFKNFTSGSFKSQKKIALLTFDDGFREFYDTVAPILERKGIYACNFINPAFIDNKEIMFRCKASLLIEALERQKSIHPEVYKILSLSNHTTVETLKEKILKITYQEKDILDLLAERLEIDFQSYLQEHRPYLSTEELKNLTHRGFGISSHSWDHPKFGALSLDQQMESINKTFAYLKENDFLFDSFAFPFTDFGVKNEFFEELFKNKEIYCSFGAAGVKLDSVQKNFQRIPMEMGEDAERILKKEIAYFKLKILVNKNMIIRK; encoded by the coding sequence ATGAAGGATCAGCTCATTAATCTATTTACTGCTTTTGAAACAGATCAGTTCGGGAAAACTCTTCCGCTGGATTACTGTTTACCTGTTTATCATTGCGTTTCTGATGAAAATCTTCCACATATCAGAAATGTGATCCAATATAAGAACACCAAGCAGTTTGAAGCCGATATAGATTGTTTTTCAAAGCATTTCCAGTGGGTAAACTGGGATGAATTTAAAAATTTTACTTCCGGGAGCTTTAAGTCTCAAAAAAAAATTGCTTTACTTACCTTTGATGATGGTTTTAGAGAGTTTTATGATACTGTTGCTCCAATTCTGGAGCGTAAAGGAATTTATGCCTGCAATTTTATAAATCCGGCTTTCATTGATAATAAAGAGATCATGTTCAGATGCAAAGCGAGTCTGTTGATAGAAGCTCTGGAAAGACAAAAGTCTATACATCCTGAGGTTTACAAAATCCTTTCTCTCAGTAATCATACTACAGTAGAAACTTTGAAAGAGAAAATTTTAAAAATCACATACCAGGAAAAAGACATTCTGGATCTGCTTGCTGAAAGGCTGGAAATTGATTTTCAATCCTATTTGCAAGAACACAGACCTTATCTGAGTACTGAGGAGTTGAAAAATCTTACCCATAGAGGCTTTGGAATATCTTCTCACAGTTGGGATCATCCAAAATTCGGAGCTTTGTCTCTGGATCAGCAGATGGAATCTATCAATAAAACCTTTGCTTACCTAAAAGAAAATGATTTCCTGTTTGACAGTTTTGCATTTCCTTTCACTGATTTCGGGGTGAAAAATGAGTTCTTTGAAGAACTTTTTAAAAATAAAGAAATATACTGCAGCTTTGGAGCAGCCGGTGTAAAGCTGGATAGTGTTCAAAAGAATTTTCAGAGAATTCCAATGGAAATGGGTGAAGACGCAGAAAGAATACTGAAAAAAGAAATTGCTTATTTCAAATTGAAAATACTGGTCAATAAAAATATGATTATAAGAAAATGA
- a CDS encoding GNAT family N-acetyltransferase encodes MMQLKTFNKKQLEDFVSSGEFRQYDFLPITEHRALSHIQNPKATDEQTLLILAFFEGRLAGYLGCFPDHFVLDEKVIRYAWLSTLYVSGEFRGKKIAKRLLEKAMENYEGHIAITEFTIEAETLYNIIGAFEYIFPKRGKRFYFNTDLATIIPDKKPKTKVLKHFFSILDSTANSVISMKNILIKKPDFHFEILDHIDEESTDFIAGFQSRRNANEMNLSIKYPWVLKGERKDEKYLFSSYAETFKYFWIKVYDHQNSLTTCSLLLLRDGYLKIPYLFSQSDMEYFIDFLSYFIVKNKIKALTSYQQDLNKEIEHSKTFPKIYERDFERRYLFNKQLIQSLPEGFNPDYQDGDGDCMMT; translated from the coding sequence ATGATGCAACTGAAGACATTCAATAAAAAACAACTGGAAGATTTTGTATCATCCGGGGAATTCAGACAGTATGATTTCCTTCCCATCACTGAACATCGCGCCCTGTCACATATTCAAAACCCAAAAGCAACAGATGAACAGACGCTTCTTATTCTGGCTTTTTTTGAAGGAAGATTAGCTGGGTATTTGGGATGTTTCCCTGATCATTTTGTACTCGATGAAAAAGTGATAAGATATGCATGGTTAAGTACTCTCTATGTAAGCGGAGAATTTCGGGGAAAAAAAATAGCAAAAAGGCTTCTGGAAAAAGCCATGGAAAACTATGAGGGGCATATTGCTATTACGGAGTTTACCATAGAAGCCGAAACCCTTTATAATATAATAGGAGCTTTTGAGTATATTTTTCCTAAAAGAGGGAAGCGCTTTTACTTTAATACAGACTTAGCAACCATTATCCCCGATAAAAAACCTAAGACAAAAGTACTTAAGCACTTTTTTTCTATTTTGGATTCTACGGCCAATTCTGTAATTTCGATGAAAAATATTTTGATCAAGAAGCCAGATTTTCATTTTGAAATTCTTGATCATATTGATGAAGAAAGTACTGATTTTATAGCCGGTTTTCAAAGCAGGAGAAATGCAAATGAAATGAACCTGTCTATAAAGTATCCATGGGTATTGAAAGGAGAAAGAAAAGATGAAAAATATCTGTTTTCAAGCTACGCAGAAACTTTTAAATATTTCTGGATAAAAGTATATGATCACCAAAATTCTCTAACAACTTGTTCTCTGTTACTTTTACGGGACGGATATCTTAAAATTCCGTATTTGTTTTCCCAATCAGATATGGAGTATTTTATTGACTTTTTGAGCTATTTTATTGTTAAAAATAAAATAAAGGCTCTCACCAGTTATCAACAGGATCTTAATAAAGAAATTGAACATTCAAAAACATTTCCAAAGATCTATGAACGTGATTTTGAAAGAAGATATCTATTTAATAAACAGTTGATCCAAAGTCTTCCTGAAGGATTTAATCCAGATTATCAGGATGGAGATGGAGATTGTATGATGACGTAA